Proteins found in one Vagococcus carniphilus genomic segment:
- the rplJ gene encoding 50S ribosomal protein L10, with translation MSEASIAKKAQEVEVVTAKLKEAASVVVVDYRGLTVDEVTELRKQLREANVEMKVIKNGILRRAAEAAGLEGMGDVFVGPTAVAFSNDDVVAPAKIMNDFAKEAKALEIKGGIVEGNVSSVEEIVALAKLPNREGLLSMLLSVLQAPVRNVAYAVKAVSESKEEVA, from the coding sequence ATGAGTGAAGCATCAATCGCAAAAAAAGCTCAAGAAGTTGAAGTTGTTACTGCTAAGTTAAAAGAAGCTGCATCTGTAGTAGTTGTTGACTACCGTGGATTAACAGTAGACGAAGTAACTGAATTACGTAAACAATTACGTGAAGCAAACGTTGAGATGAAAGTTATCAAAAATGGTATCTTGCGTCGTGCTGCAGAAGCTGCTGGATTAGAAGGTATGGGCGATGTATTCGTTGGACCTACTGCTGTAGCTTTCAGTAATGATGACGTGGTTGCACCAGCTAAAATCATGAATGATTTTGCTAAAGAAGCTAAAGCATTAGAAATCAAAGGTGGTATCGTTGAAGGAAACGTATCTTCAGTTGAAGAAATCGTTGCTCTTGCTAAATTACCTAACCGTGAAGGTTTACTTTCTATGTTACTTTCTGTATTACAAGCACCAGTCAGAAACGTTGCTTACGCAGTTAAAGCTGTATCAGAATCAAAAGAAGAAGTTGCATAA
- the rplL gene encoding 50S ribosomal protein L7/L12, translating into MALNVEQIIADLKESTILELNDLVKAIEEEFGVSAAAPVAAAGAGEASAAAEQTEFTVELTSAGDSKVKVIKAVREATGLGLKEAKALVDGAPAPIKEGVSKEDADALKASLEEVGAVVTVK; encoded by the coding sequence ATGGCATTAAACGTAGAACAAATTATTGCTGATTTAAAAGAATCAACTATCTTAGAATTAAACGATTTAGTAAAAGCTATTGAAGAAGAATTTGGTGTATCTGCTGCTGCTCCTGTAGCTGCTGCTGGTGCTGGTGAAGCATCTGCTGCTGCAGAACAAACTGAATTCACTGTAGAATTAACTTCTGCTGGAGATTCAAAAGTTAAAGTTATCAAAGCAGTTCGTGAAGCAACTGGTTTAGGTCTTAAAGAAGCTAAAGCTTTAGTTGATGGCGCTCCTGCACCAATCAAAGAAGGCGTTTCTAAAGAAGACGCAGACGCTTTAAAAGCTTCTTTAGAAGAAGTTGGCGCTGTAGTAACTGTAAAATAA
- a CDS encoding nicotinate phosphoribosyltransferase, with protein MYKDDSLALHTDLYQLNMMKTYWELGRADLNSVFECYFRKMPFKHGYAIFAGLERVIDYLDNLSFSESDIAYLRDTTDYPEEFLSYLREFKFTCTVRSVVEGEMVFNDEPIFQVEGPLAQCQLVETAVLNIINYQTLIATKAARIRAVCEDDLVMEFGTRRAQEMDAAIWGTRAAYIGGFDSTSNVRAGKIFDIPVSGTHAHSLIQSYLDDYEGFKAYASTHKDCVFLVDTFDTLKSGVPNAIRVAKEMGDKINFLGVRIDSGDMAYISKKVRKQLDAAGFPDAKIYASNDLDESTILNLKMQKAKIDVWGIGTKLITAYDQPALGAVYKLVSIENSQGKMIDTIKLSGNAEKVSTPGKKQVWRITGKKDGKSEGDYVTLWNEDPRKNDELYMFHPVHTFINKTVTNFDARPILKDIYVDGERIYELPELVDIKEYAETNLSTLWEEYKRNLNPQKYPVDLSMECWQHKMNTIEEVRKSVK; from the coding sequence ATGTATAAAGATGATAGTTTGGCGCTTCATACAGATCTGTATCAATTAAATATGATGAAAACATACTGGGAATTAGGTCGTGCAGATTTGAACTCGGTATTCGAATGTTATTTTAGAAAAATGCCTTTTAAACATGGTTATGCTATTTTTGCAGGGCTAGAAAGAGTAATAGATTATTTGGATAACCTTTCTTTTTCAGAGAGTGATATTGCTTATTTAAGAGATACAACAGACTACCCAGAAGAATTTCTTTCTTATTTACGAGAGTTCAAGTTTACTTGTACTGTGAGATCCGTTGTTGAAGGGGAAATGGTATTTAATGACGAACCAATCTTTCAAGTTGAGGGACCTTTAGCGCAATGTCAATTAGTGGAAACAGCAGTATTGAATATTATTAATTATCAAACGCTAATAGCAACTAAAGCTGCTAGAATTAGAGCTGTGTGCGAAGATGACTTGGTGATGGAATTCGGGACAAGACGAGCTCAGGAAATGGATGCTGCTATTTGGGGAACAAGGGCTGCTTATATAGGCGGGTTTGACTCAACCAGTAATGTAAGAGCAGGGAAAATTTTCGATATTCCGGTTTCAGGAACACATGCTCATAGTTTGATTCAATCATACTTAGATGATTATGAAGGGTTCAAAGCCTATGCTTCTACACATAAAGATTGTGTGTTTTTAGTGGATACATTTGATACATTGAAATCTGGCGTGCCAAATGCTATCAGAGTTGCTAAGGAAATGGGAGACAAAATTAATTTTTTAGGTGTTAGAATCGATAGTGGTGATATGGCCTATATATCTAAAAAAGTTCGGAAACAATTGGATGCAGCAGGATTCCCAGATGCGAAAATTTATGCATCTAACGATTTGGACGAATCAACTATCTTAAACCTAAAAATGCAAAAAGCTAAAATCGATGTATGGGGTATTGGGACAAAATTGATTACAGCCTATGATCAACCGGCTTTAGGGGCTGTTTATAAATTAGTTTCGATTGAAAATAGCCAAGGTAAGATGATTGATACGATTAAATTATCTGGTAATGCGGAAAAGGTATCAACTCCAGGGAAAAAACAAGTTTGGCGCATTACAGGGAAGAAAGATGGTAAATCTGAAGGGGATTATGTAACGCTTTGGAATGAAGATCCTAGAAAAAATGATGAGTTGTATATGTTCCACCCAGTCCATACGTTTATTAATAAAACAGTAACTAATTTTGATGCTCGTCCAATCTTGAAAGATATCTATGTTGATGGAGAGCGTATTTATGAGTTGCCTGAGTTAGTAGATATCAAGGAATATGCTGAAACTAATTTAAGTACATTGTGGGAAGAATATAAGCGTAATTTAAATCCTCAAAAATATCCAGTTGATTTATCGATGGAATGTTGGCAACATAAAATGAACACGATTGAAGAAGTTAGAAAGTCAGTTAAATAA
- a CDS encoding fructose-1,6-bisphosphatase: MKKDKYLDLLSSKFDSTEEIVSEIINLKAILNLPKGTEHFVSDLHGEYNAFQHILRNGSGNVKEKIKELFHQTLSFEKQQKLATLIYYPEERLEITRDEHTDEWYKETIDYLIQLIRFSSSKYTRSKLRKTLPSRFSYIIEELLFQNDNQTDKKNYYNQIINNVISLQQGDKLIIDLCYTIQRLVVDHLHVVGDIYDRGPEPDKIIERLMTHHSHDIQWGNHDIIWIGACSGSAICMMNTIRISARYNNLSIIEDTYGINLRPLLTYAEKYYEDNPAFRPKMEEGDHVCHEEILETTKIHQAAAILQFKLEEQLVLRRPEFNMEHRQLLSKTDYQNNTIDIKEKTYSLHDTCFKTVDPLNPGQLTIEEEELIERLLHNFIYSEKLKRHTSFLLDKGSMYLVYNENLLIHGCVPLNEDGSFQSITLNEKVYKGKELIDHFEYALRKAYRSPHESTDYETDLLWYLWSGESSSLFGKKEMTTFERYFIKEKETHVEEKNSYYKLREEEETIRNILKEFGLNGEDSHLINGHTPIKELKGENPIKANGKLIVIDGGFSKPYQKTTGLAGYTLLYNSYGMQLVAHKPFSSVKQVIEEHDDILSMKRLVDRPLERKRVSDTTIGCKIQEEINELQSLLEYLNY; the protein is encoded by the coding sequence ATGAAAAAAGATAAATATTTAGACTTATTAAGTTCAAAATTTGACTCAACAGAAGAAATTGTAAGCGAAATCATTAATCTTAAAGCAATATTAAACTTACCTAAAGGAACCGAACATTTTGTCAGCGATCTCCACGGAGAATACAACGCCTTTCAACATATCTTAAGAAATGGCTCTGGCAACGTGAAAGAAAAAATCAAAGAATTATTCCACCAAACACTTTCTTTTGAGAAGCAGCAAAAATTAGCAACTCTTATTTATTACCCTGAGGAGCGTTTAGAGATCACGAGAGACGAACATACCGATGAGTGGTATAAAGAGACAATTGACTATCTGATTCAGTTAATTCGCTTCTCATCATCTAAATACACACGCTCAAAATTAAGAAAGACATTACCTTCCCGTTTTTCTTATATTATTGAAGAACTTTTATTCCAAAATGATAATCAAACAGATAAAAAAAATTATTACAACCAAATTATTAATAACGTTATCTCTCTCCAACAAGGTGATAAATTAATTATTGACTTATGTTACACCATTCAACGTCTTGTAGTTGACCATTTACATGTTGTAGGAGATATCTATGATAGAGGTCCTGAACCAGATAAAATCATCGAGCGTTTAATGACACATCACTCTCATGATATCCAATGGGGAAATCACGACATTATTTGGATTGGTGCGTGCTCAGGCTCTGCCATTTGTATGATGAATACTATTAGAATTTCTGCACGTTATAATAATTTGTCTATTATAGAAGATACTTACGGTATTAACTTAAGACCTCTTCTTACCTATGCGGAAAAATACTATGAAGATAATCCAGCTTTTAGACCAAAAATGGAAGAAGGAGATCACGTTTGCCATGAAGAAATTTTAGAAACGACTAAAATTCATCAAGCTGCAGCTATCTTGCAATTTAAATTAGAGGAACAATTAGTCCTACGTCGCCCAGAATTCAATATGGAACATCGTCAATTACTAAGCAAAACAGACTACCAAAACAATACCATTGATATTAAAGAAAAAACATACTCGTTACACGATACTTGTTTTAAAACAGTTGATCCACTTAATCCAGGACAATTAACTATCGAGGAAGAAGAATTAATTGAACGTTTGTTACATAATTTCATTTATTCTGAAAAATTAAAACGACATACTAGCTTTCTTCTAGATAAAGGTAGCATGTACCTTGTTTATAACGAGAATTTATTAATTCATGGTTGCGTCCCCTTAAACGAAGACGGCAGCTTCCAGAGCATTACTTTAAACGAAAAAGTATACAAAGGAAAAGAGCTAATTGATCACTTTGAATACGCTCTAAGAAAAGCATATCGTTCGCCTCATGAGTCAACTGACTACGAAACTGATCTTTTATGGTATCTCTGGTCTGGTGAAAGTTCTTCTTTATTTGGTAAAAAAGAAATGACCACTTTTGAGCGCTATTTTATCAAAGAAAAAGAAACGCATGTTGAAGAAAAAAATAGTTATTACAAGTTAAGAGAAGAAGAAGAAACGATTCGTAATATTCTTAAAGAATTTGGTTTAAACGGTGAAGATAGTCACCTAATCAACGGACATACTCCTATCAAAGAGTTAAAAGGCGAGAACCCTATCAAAGCAAACGGTAAATTGATTGTTATTGATGGAGGATTCTCAAAACCGTATCAGAAAACAACTGGACTTGCCGGCTATACACTTCTTTATAATTCTTACGGCATGCAACTAGTCGCCCATAAGCCCTTCTCATCTGTAAAACAAGTTATTGAAGAGCATGACGATATTCTTTCTATGAAGCGTCTTGTTGACCGTCCATTAGAAAGAAAACGTGTCAGCGACACGACAATTGGCTGTAAAATACAAGAAGAAATAAATGAACTTCAATCTCTATTAGAATACTTAAATTATTAA
- a CDS encoding O-methyltransferase — protein sequence MRNEMMHRPVLKDEILELVRNRQKQMGGPLGEVQQEAYDNDVPIIPNETASFLKFFLKQIKAKEVLEIGTAIGFSASLMAQTMGKEGHVTTIDRFDVMIRKAKTTFEKLGLSEQVTLLEGDAKDVLPTLNGPYDFIFMDSAKSKYIEFLPECLRVLKKDGVIMIDDVFQAGTVMHDIKEVPKSQRTIYRKLNKLYDTVLSHPDLTVTILPLGDGVLMISKDVEKIEL from the coding sequence ATGAGAAATGAAATGATGCATCGTCCGGTATTGAAGGATGAAATTTTAGAATTAGTTAGAAATAGACAAAAACAAATGGGTGGACCATTAGGAGAAGTGCAACAAGAGGCATATGATAATGATGTGCCGATCATTCCGAATGAAACAGCAAGTTTTTTGAAATTTTTTTTAAAACAAATTAAAGCTAAAGAAGTATTAGAAATAGGAACAGCAATTGGTTTTTCTGCTAGTTTAATGGCGCAAACTATGGGAAAAGAAGGTCATGTGACCACTATAGACCGATTTGATGTTATGATTCGCAAGGCCAAAACGACTTTTGAAAAATTAGGTTTATCTGAACAAGTCACTTTGTTAGAAGGAGACGCTAAAGATGTTTTGCCAACATTAAATGGTCCGTATGATTTTATTTTTATGGACAGTGCGAAGTCAAAATATATTGAATTTTTACCGGAATGTTTAAGAGTATTAAAAAAAGATGGGGTTATTATGATTGATGATGTCTTTCAGGCGGGAACAGTTATGCATGACATAAAAGAAGTTCCAAAAAGTCAAAGAACGATTTATCGTAAATTAAATAAACTTTATGACACAGTATTGTCACATCCTGATTTAACTGTCACAATACTTCCTTTAGGGGATGGGGTATTAATGATTAGTAAAGACGTTGAAAAAATAGAACTTTAA
- a CDS encoding TetR/AcrR family transcriptional regulator: protein MGKIDPRVVKTRKKLRQAFLDLLKTRKLSEMNIKDLTNQAGVTRGTFYLHYRDKDTFVETIMEEIIEDFYDSVINYVEFEGNPEKMIPQIVLDRVFEYIGESPEFFITLLKENDAEEYRMLFSDKLYDYILEHVNYGNSIPVRKMPKELINNFLVFALLGIADAWVVEGKIYANHYMATNVAKLFRSELFIEVGLENFFVSDAE from the coding sequence ATGGGGAAAATTGATCCGCGAGTAGTAAAAACTCGCAAAAAATTAAGACAAGCTTTTTTAGATTTGTTAAAAACACGCAAATTAAGCGAAATGAATATTAAGGATCTAACAAATCAAGCGGGAGTGACAAGGGGAACGTTTTATTTACATTACCGCGATAAAGATACATTTGTAGAAACCATTATGGAAGAAATCATTGAAGATTTCTATGATAGTGTTATTAACTACGTAGAATTTGAAGGAAATCCAGAAAAAATGATTCCACAAATTGTCTTAGATAGAGTTTTTGAATACATTGGTGAATCACCGGAATTCTTTATTACTCTGTTGAAAGAAAATGATGCTGAAGAATATCGTATGTTATTTAGTGATAAATTATACGATTATATCTTAGAACATGTAAACTATGGAAATTCAATTCCTGTAAGAAAAATGCCTAAAGAGTTAATTAATAACTTCTTAGTATTTGCTTTATTAGGAATCGCAGATGCATGGGTAGTTGAAGGTAAGATTTATGCGAATCATTACATGGCAACAAACGTTGCAAAACTATTCCGTTCAGAATTGTTTATTGAAGTAGGATTAGAAAACTTTTTTGTGTCAGATGCTGAATAA
- the rplU gene encoding 50S ribosomal protein L21, whose product MYAIVKTGGKQLKVEVGQAIYVEKLNVEAGEKVVFDEVVLVGGETTKIGAPTVKGATVEGTVEKQGKQKKVVTYKYKAKKDSHRKQGHRQPYTKVMIDAINA is encoded by the coding sequence ATGTACGCTATTGTAAAAACTGGTGGTAAACAATTAAAAGTTGAAGTTGGTCAAGCGATTTACGTTGAAAAATTAAACGTAGAAGCTGGCGAAAAAGTTGTGTTTGATGAAGTCGTTTTAGTAGGTGGAGAAACTACAAAGATTGGTGCTCCAACTGTAAAAGGCGCAACTGTTGAAGGAACTGTTGAAAAACAAGGAAAACAAAAGAAAGTTGTAACTTACAAATACAAAGCTAAAAAAGATTCTCATCGTAAACAAGGTCATCGTCAACCATACACTAAAGTAATGATCGATGCGATTAACGCGTAA
- a CDS encoding ribosomal-processing cysteine protease Prp codes for MIKANFNVKSEKTIVSFEMTGHADFAEEGSDIVCAAASSLALNAVNSIEELAGYQPIVTIDDGYLYFEVLSDLSEKQKEVTDILLKSLLIGLKGIEEEYSPYIQVN; via the coding sequence ATGATTAAAGCTAATTTTAATGTGAAATCTGAAAAGACTATCGTTTCATTTGAAATGACAGGTCATGCTGACTTTGCAGAAGAAGGTTCTGATATTGTCTGTGCAGCGGCTTCTAGCCTAGCGTTAAATGCCGTGAACAGTATAGAAGAATTGGCTGGTTATCAACCAATAGTAACTATTGATGATGGATATTTATACTTTGAAGTGTTATCAGATTTATCTGAAAAGCAAAAAGAAGTGACGGATATTCTACTTAAAAGCTTACTAATTGGTTTAAAAGGTATCGAAGAAGAGTATAGTCCATATATTCAAGTGAATTAA
- the rpmA gene encoding 50S ribosomal protein L27: protein MLKMNLQLFAHKKGGGSTTNGRESESKRLGAKRADGQTVSGGSILYRQRGTKIYPGVNVGRGGDDTLYAKVEGVVRFERKGRDKTQVSVYPVAK, encoded by the coding sequence ATGTTAAAAATGAATTTACAATTGTTCGCCCATAAAAAAGGTGGCGGTTCTACAACAAATGGTCGTGAATCAGAATCAAAACGTTTAGGCGCTAAACGTGCTGACGGACAAACAGTTTCAGGTGGTTCAATTTTATACCGTCAACGCGGTACTAAAATTTATCCAGGTGTAAACGTTGGACGTGGTGGAGATGACACTTTATACGCTAAAGTTGAAGGTGTTGTACGCTTTGAACGTAAAGGCCGTGACAAAACACAAGTATCTGTTTATCCGGTAGCTAAATAA
- a CDS encoding M24 family metallopeptidase, producing the protein MIKRIEKLREKMLEESLTSFLITSPYNLRYLTGFTGTTGMAVITLDDAYFITDFRYTEQASTQCEGYEIVQNVGPIFDELIDLIDEKGIPNMAFEEAHVSFKEFVSLEMLLETELVPISGMVESLREVKDELEVIIIEQACEIADKAFSHILTYIKPGMTEIQVANELDFHMRSLGATGVSFETIVASGVRSAMPHGVASDKIIEQGDLITIDFGCYYNGYVSDMTRTISLGEPSQKLREIYDIVKEAQQKVLDVAKPGMTGVELDAVARDYIASKGYGEAFGHSTGHGIGLEIHEGPNVSRLAEKAFVPGNVITNEPGIYLPGIGGVRIEDDMLVTENGIKRLTHSEKELIIL; encoded by the coding sequence ATGATAAAACGAATCGAGAAATTAAGAGAGAAAATGTTAGAAGAAAGTTTAACTTCTTTTTTAATTACAAGTCCATATAATTTACGTTATCTAACAGGATTTACTGGAACAACAGGGATGGCTGTCATTACGTTAGATGATGCTTATTTTATTACAGATTTTAGATATACAGAACAAGCAAGTACTCAATGTGAGGGATATGAAATTGTTCAAAACGTTGGTCCGATTTTTGATGAATTAATTGATTTAATCGACGAAAAAGGAATTCCGAATATGGCTTTCGAAGAAGCTCATGTTTCTTTTAAAGAATTTGTTTCATTGGAGATGTTATTAGAAACAGAATTAGTACCTATCTCAGGCATGGTTGAATCATTAAGAGAAGTAAAAGATGAGTTAGAAGTTATTATCATCGAACAGGCGTGTGAAATTGCAGATAAAGCTTTTAGTCACATCTTAACTTATATTAAACCAGGGATGACAGAAATTCAGGTAGCGAATGAATTAGATTTTCACATGAGATCTTTAGGTGCAACAGGAGTTTCTTTTGAAACAATTGTTGCTAGTGGTGTTAGATCAGCGATGCCTCACGGAGTTGCAAGTGATAAAATAATCGAACAAGGCGATTTAATTACAATTGATTTTGGTTGTTACTATAATGGTTACGTTTCTGATATGACACGTACGATTTCTTTAGGAGAACCTAGTCAAAAATTAAGAGAAATCTATGATATTGTTAAAGAAGCACAACAAAAAGTATTAGATGTAGCTAAACCTGGAATGACCGGAGTTGAATTAGATGCAGTTGCAAGAGATTATATTGCTTCTAAAGGGTACGGTGAAGCGTTTGGGCACTCAACAGGACATGGAATAGGTTTAGAAATTCATGAAGGACCTAATGTTTCAAGATTAGCAGAGAAGGCTTTTGTTCCTGGAAATGTTATCACGAATGAACCAGGAATTTATTTACCAGGCATTGGTGGCGTTCGTATAGAAGATGATATGTTAGTTACGGAGAATGGGATTAAGAGATTGACACATTCTGAAAAAGAGCTTATTATTTTATAG
- a CDS encoding Asp23/Gls24 family envelope stress response protein, which translates to MAESKNLVLSNNNQEIGGEIVVAPEVLEVIVGIAASKVDGVYAMRGNLASNVTELFGGSVHDKGVSLRNEEGNIKIDLFCYLNYGVSVPKVAIDMQEKVKQQVLYMTDLELSEVNVHVVGVVPEKVTLPDLDELFDSEDEEE; encoded by the coding sequence ATGGCGGAAAGTAAAAATTTAGTCCTAAGCAATAATAATCAAGAAATTGGTGGCGAAATTGTTGTTGCTCCTGAGGTGTTAGAAGTTATTGTCGGGATTGCAGCATCTAAAGTTGACGGTGTCTATGCAATGCGTGGTAACTTAGCATCAAATGTAACAGAGTTATTTGGTGGTTCAGTACATGATAAAGGTGTTTCTTTAAGAAACGAAGAAGGTAACATTAAAATTGATTTATTCTGTTACTTGAACTATGGTGTGTCTGTGCCTAAAGTAGCCATTGATATGCAAGAAAAAGTGAAACAACAAGTTCTTTATATGACAGATTTAGAGTTGTCAGAAGTGAACGTTCATGTTGTAGGTGTGGTACCTGAAAAAGTAACCTTACCAGACTTGGACGAGTTGTTTGATTCAGAAGATGAGGAAGAATAA
- the nusB gene encoding transcription antitermination factor NusB, which translates to MDLTRHQLREVAFQVIFSMLYSEDLEVNEAIENVLEHYDEQSSQEVPQYLEVVVTGVKEHQEELDKIIEKHLKRWTVSRIAKTDLVILRLALFEMLYISDIPAKVSLNEALEIAKTFSDDESRRFVNGVLSSAMNEMDSSN; encoded by the coding sequence GTGGATTTAACAAGACATCAATTAAGGGAAGTAGCATTTCAGGTGATTTTTTCAATGTTATACAGTGAAGATCTTGAAGTGAATGAGGCGATTGAAAATGTTCTTGAGCATTATGATGAACAAAGTAGTCAAGAAGTTCCTCAGTATCTAGAAGTAGTAGTGACTGGTGTGAAAGAGCATCAAGAAGAGTTAGATAAGATAATTGAAAAACATTTAAAACGTTGGACGGTTAGTCGGATTGCAAAAACGGATTTAGTTATTTTGAGATTAGCTTTATTTGAAATGTTATACATTTCTGATATTCCAGCTAAAGTTTCTTTAAATGAAGCGTTAGAAATAGCAAAAACTTTTAGTGATGACGAATCTCGCCGCTTTGTTAACGGTGTTTTATCATCAGCAATGAACGAAATGGACTCAAGCAATTAG
- a CDS encoding bifunctional methylenetetrahydrofolate dehydrogenase/methenyltetrahydrofolate cyclohydrolase, with translation MGKKLDGRLLANQLQEKLKQEVSEWKLKGQRLPKLVVILIGEDVGSQVYVRNKETAAKKIGFHSQVDRLPETTSEDELLKRITQYNEDQQIDGILVQLPLPKHIDEERILLAIDASKDVDGFHPLNMGKLFIGQPDKLPCTPYGIMELLRANDIELAGKNAVIIGRSNIVGKPMAQLLLMADATVTITHSRTKNLKEITQNADIIVVAIGQAEFLTADYIKEGAVVIDVGMNRHENGHLVGDVNFENVSPKASYITPVPGGVGPMTITMLMEQTVNNARIK, from the coding sequence GTGGGGAAGAAATTAGATGGTCGTCTTTTGGCGAACCAGTTACAAGAAAAGTTAAAACAAGAAGTTTCTGAGTGGAAACTTAAAGGGCAACGACTTCCGAAATTAGTGGTCATTTTAATTGGAGAAGATGTAGGTAGCCAAGTTTATGTAAGGAATAAAGAAACAGCAGCTAAAAAAATTGGTTTTCATTCTCAAGTGGATCGTTTGCCAGAAACAACAAGTGAGGACGAACTGTTAAAGAGAATCACTCAATATAATGAAGATCAACAGATTGATGGAATATTAGTTCAATTGCCATTACCAAAACACATTGATGAAGAAAGAATATTATTAGCTATTGATGCAAGTAAAGATGTGGATGGTTTTCACCCGTTAAACATGGGAAAATTATTTATCGGTCAACCAGATAAATTACCTTGTACACCATACGGTATCATGGAGCTTTTAAGAGCTAATGATATTGAATTAGCAGGGAAAAATGCGGTTATTATTGGTAGGAGTAATATTGTGGGTAAACCAATGGCGCAATTATTATTGATGGCTGATGCGACAGTAACAATAACTCATTCTAGAACAAAAAATTTAAAAGAAATTACTCAAAATGCGGATATTATAGTAGTAGCAATTGGACAAGCTGAATTTTTAACGGCTGATTATATTAAAGAAGGTGCAGTTGTAATAGATGTGGGGATGAATCGACATGAAAATGGTCATTTAGTGGGTGATGTTAATTTTGAAAATGTTAGCCCAAAAGCTTCTTATATTACTCCAGTACCTGGTGGTGTAGGTCCAATGACGATTACAATGTTAATGGAGCAAACTGTTAATAACGCAAGAATCAAGTAA